CCGTATTATCAGATTACTGTCATACTTATCTGTCACAATTGGACAAGCTGTGGTAATTCTCACCATAATAAAGGCTGAGATGGATTTGCCACGTCCCGAGATTGAACCGGAGTGTGAGTTGTAATGGGTCAGGAAAAGCTATACATCGAAAAAGAATTAAGCTGGTTAGCGTTTAACGAACGCGTGCTTCAGGAAGCCGCCGACAAGAGCAACCCTCTTATTGAGCGAATGCGTTTTCTGGGCATCTACTCCAATAACCTTGATGAGTTCTACAAGGTGCGTTTTGCTGAGCTTAAGCGCCGGATCATCATCAGCGAAGAGCAAGGCTCCAACGCCCACTCCCGACACCTGCTTGGTAAGATCCAGACCCGCGTCCTGAAAGCCGATCAGGAGTTTAACGGCCTGTACAACGACCTGCTGCTGGAGATGGCCCGTAACCAGATCTTCTTGATCAACGAACGCCAGCTCTCTGAGAACCAGCAAACCTGGCTACGCCACTACTTTAAACACTATCTGCGCCAGCACATCACGCCGATCCTGATCAACCGCGAAACCGACCTGGTGCAGTTCCTGAAAGATGACTACACCTACCTGGCGGTAGAGATTATTCGCGGGGAGAGCATTCGCTACGCGCTGCTGGAGATCCCGTCGGATAAGGTGCCGCGCTTTGTTAACCTGCCGCCAGAGACGCCGCGCCGCCGTAAGCCAATGATCCTGCTGGATAACATCCTGCGCTACTGTCTGGACGATATCTTCTACGGCTTCTTCGACTACGATGCGCTGAATGCCTACTCGATGAAGATGACCCGTGACGCCGAGTACGACCTGGTGCACGAGATGGAGTCGAGCCTGATGGAGCTCATGTCCTCCAGCCTCAAGCAGCGCCTTACCGCCGAGCCGGTGCGTTTTGTCTACCAGCGTGATATGCCGGAGGCCATGGTTGAGATGCTGCGCGACAAGCTCACCATCTCCCGCTATGACTCTACTGTACCCGGTGGCCGCTACCACAACTTTAAAGACTTCATCAGCTTCCCGAACGTGGGCAAAGCCAACCTGGTGAACAAGCCGCTGCCGCGCCTGCGCCATGTCTGGTTCGATAACTTCCGCAACGGCTTCGACGCCATTCGCGAGCGGGACGTGCTGCTCTACTATCCGTACCACACCTTTGAGCACGTGCTGGAGCTGCTGCGCCAGGCTTCCTTCGACCCTAACGTGCTGGCGATCAAGATCAACATCTACCGCGTAGCGAAAGATTCTCGCATCATCGATGCGATGATCCACGCCGCACACAACGGCAAGAAAGTGACCGTGGTGGTGGAGCTGCAGGCGCGCTTCGATGAAGAGGCCAACATCCACTGGGCAAGGCGCCTGACCGAGGCCGGGGCGCACGTGATCTTCTCTGCACCGGGGCTGAAAATCCACGCCAAGCTGTTCCTCATCTCGCGTAAAGAGGGTGAAGAGGTGGTGCGCTACGCTCACATCGGGACCGGTAACTTTAACGAGAAAACCGCCCGGCTCTATACCGACTACTCTCTGCTTACCGCCGACGCACGCATCACTAACGAAGTGCGCCGGGTGTTTAACTTTATCGAGAACCCTTACCGACCAGTCCACTTTGAGTACCTGCTGGTGTCGCCGCAAAACTCGCGCCGCCTGCTGTACGATATGATCGACCGCGAGATCGCCAATGCGCAAAACGGTCAGCCGTCGGGGATCACCCTCAAGCTTAATAACCTGGTGGACAAAGGCCTGGTGGATCGGCTGTATGCCGCATCCGGCTCCGGCGTACCGGTTAATTTGCTGGTGCGCGGCATGTGCTCGCTGATCCCTGAGCTCGAAGGGCTGAGCGATAACATCCGGGTGATCAGCATCGTGGACCGCTATCTCGAACACGACCGCATCTATATTTTCGAAAACGGCGGCGATAAGCAGGTTTATCTCTCGTCTGCCGACTGGATGACGCGTAATATTGACTATCGCATTGAGGTTGCGGCCCCGCTGCTCGATCCGCGCCTTAAGCAACGCGTGCTGGACATCATTGAGCTTCTGTTCAGCGATACCGTGAAGGCGCGGTATATCGACAAGGAATTGAGCAATCGCTATGTGCAACGGGGCAATCGCCGCAAGGTTCGCGCTCAGCTGGCGATTTACGACTATATCAAATCACTCGAACAACCAGACTAATCTATGCCGATAAATGACAATACCCCACGGCCGCAGGAGTTTGCTGCGGTCGATCTCGGTTCGAACAGTTTCCACATGGTCATTGCCCGTGTGGTGGATGGTGCCATGCAGATCATTGGCCGCCTGAAGCAGCGCGTGCATCTGGCCGACGGCCTGGATGAGAACAGCGTCCTGAGCGAAGAGGCGATTGAGCGCGGCCTGAGCTGCCTGTCGCTGTTTGCCGAACGCCTGCAGGGCTTTGACCCGGCTAACGTCTGCATTGTTGGCACACATACCCTGCGTCAGGCCGCTAACGCCTCTGATTTCCTCAAGCGTGCGGAGCAGGTCATCCCCTACCCGATCGAGATCATCTCCGGCAACGAAGAGGCCCGCCTGATCTTTATGGGCGTTGAGCACACGCAGCCGGAAAAAGGCCGCAAGCTGGTGATTGATATCGGCGGTGGCTCTACGGAACTGGTGATCGGCGAAGATTTTCAACCTATCCTGGTAGAGAGCCGCCGGATGGGCTGCGTCAGCTTTGCGCAAACCTATTTCCGCGGCCGCATCATTAACCGGGAGAACTTCCATCGCGCGCGCATGGCGGCGGTGCAGAAGCTGGAGAGCCTGACCTGGCAGTATCGTATTCAGGGCTGGAACGTGGCGCTGGGCGCATCGGGCAGCATTAAAGCCGCCCATGAAGTGCTACTGGCGATGGGCGAGAAAGATGGTTTCATCACTCCTGAACGGCTGGATAAACTGGTTACCGAGGTGCTGAAGCATAACAGCTTTGACGAGCTGAACCTGCCGGGGCTCTCCGACGAGCGCAAGGCGGTCTTCGTGCCGGGCCTGGCGATTTTGTGCGGCGTGTTTGACGCGCTGGCCATTCGCGAGCTGCGTCTCTCCGACGGCGCGCTGCGTGAAGGGGTACTGTATGAGATGGAGGGCCGTTTCCGCCATCAGGATATCCGCAGCCGTACGGCGCAGAGCCTTGCCAACCAGTATAACATTGACCGGGAGCAGGCTCGCCGCGTGCTGGAGACCACGACCCACATGTACGAGCAGTGGGAAGCGCAGAATCCGAAGCTGGCAAATCCGCAGCTGGCGGCCCTGCTGAAGTGGGCGGCGATGCTGCACGAGGTTGGGCTGAACATCAACCACAGCGGAATGCACCGCCACTCGGCCTATATCCTGCAGAACAGCGACCTGCCTGGCTTTAACCAGGAGCAGCAGTTGATGATGGCGACCCTGGTGCGCTTCCACCGCAAAGGGATCAAGCTCGACGACCTGCCGCGCTTTACCCTGTTCAAGAAGAAGCACTTTTTACCGCTGATCCAGCTCCTGCGCCTCGGCGTGCTGCTGAACAACCAGCGCCAGGCGACCACCACCCCACCGACTCTGCGTCTGACCACCGACGATAACCACTGGACCCTCAGCTTCCCCCGCGACTGGTTCTCCCAGAACGCGCTGGTGCTGCTGGACCTGGAAAAAGAGCAGGATTACTGGGGAGCGGTTACCGGCTGGCTGCTGAAGATCGAAGAGGAGCACTCCTCCGGCGTCGCGGCCTGAGCCGCACCGCCCTGCCCCTCTCATGCTCAGGCACGCTGTGACAGTGCCTGAGCGTCTCCCGCCAGCGCCTCAAGCGGCGCGGGTTTACCAATCAAGAACCCTTGCAGATAGTCAATCCCCAGTGAAAGGGCCGCGCTACGCACCTCCTCCGTTTCGACGCACTCTGCCACCACCCGCATCTTTTTCATCCGTGCCAGATGGCAGATAGAGGCCACAATCTGGTAGTCGAGGCTGTTTGACGTCAGGTTGCGAATAAAGCTGCCGTCGATCTTCAGGATATCGGCGTTAATGTTTTTCAGGCGCGCATAGCTGGCATAGCCGGTACCGAAGTCGTCTATGGCGACCCGGCAGCCTAATTGTTGCAGCTGGCCCAGGGTCTGGTTTGCCTGGTTAATATTGGTCAACGAGTTACTCTCCGTGACCTCAAAAATAAGCTGCCAGGCCTCAATGTTATAGCGCTCCAGCAGCCTGGCGACCTCACGGACAAAATTGCTCCGGCAGACGGACGCTGGCGACAAATTGATGGAGAAGCGCGCCCCCGGCTCGTTTTCGCGATAGTGCGCCATAAAGCGCAGGGTGTGTTCAATGACCCACAGGTCGATGCGTGACGAAAGGCCAAACTCATGAGCCACTGGCAGGAACGCATCCGGGCTGATGAGCTCGTCATCGTCATCAAGCATCCGCAGCAGGATCTCGTGGTAGCCGTCACCGCGCACGCCGACGATTGGCTGGGCCATCAGGCGGAACCGGTCCTCCTCCAGCGCCTGTTGCAGGCGGTTCATCATCTCCACCTTACCTTTCAGGCTGCGCTGTAAGTTGACCGACCCGCGATGCTGCAGGCTTTCTGGACGTTGGGTTTCAAGGGAGAGATCCGCCGTGGTGCTCAGCTCGCCCAGCAGCAGATAGAGATGCGCTACCGGCGAACGCACGTAGCAGTAGCTCATACCGACCTGCGGCTGTAGCGGCATGCCATCCCAGGCGAAGCGGAACTGCTTGATGAGCTTATCCAGCTCGGCGATGCGCAGCGCATAGGACTCGGTATTTAGCCGGATAACAATGTCATACCCCGACAGATGGTATACACACTCATTGCGTTGCAGCTTCTGCGTTAGCCACTCGGACAGCATCTGCTTGTACTGGATGCGTAGCATAATACCGTAGTGCCTTCCCAGCAGCTCCAGATCGGGGATGCGTAAAAAGCAGAGCACCGACCACGGAGTATCCGCCAGCGCACGGTTGAGCGCCCGCAGGTTGGGCATATTGAGGACGGGGTCTAGCCACGCCAGGCGGCTCACCCGCTCGTGCATCCGCCGCTGGCGCGTTGCCAACATCGACATCCAGGCGATGATAAACGAGAACACCAGGTAGCTGGAGGAGAGGATCGTCAGCTGGATTTCGTAGCGCGGCGAGACCGGCGTATAACGGTAGAAGTAGTGAATGCTTACCATCATAAACGGCGTCCAGACGATAGACATCAGGCGGTAGCCATAGCGCATCGACCCCCACAGCATCACCGGCAGCAGCAGCGACAGCGTATAGTTAGTGGTGAAGATGCCGGTATTTTCATCCCACGGGGAGAGCATCAGCAGCATCAGCAGTGCAATGACGGCAAACCAGGCGACCACCTCCAGCCGGGTCACCTTGGGATCAAAATCCCGGCGCAGGCGAGAGATGTAACCTTTTATGTGCCGCGGATGGTGGAGCACCCTGATCAGCAGATAGCAGAACGGCGTTCCGGTCAGGCCGCTAACCAGCAGCGCCTGATAGTTAATCAGCGTGCGCAGGCTAAACGGCGTCACCCCGGTCAGGGCCAGATATGTGTCATACAGGCCAAGCCAGGTGATGGTATGGAAGATCAGCAGGAACAGCGTGGCCGGGCAGACGGCCTGCCAGAACATACGCTGCGCGGTGAGCTGCGCATTGCCGTAGGAGACGTTATGCCGCCGGGTGACGAAGATCCGGTAGCCGCCCCAGCTTACGATGATGGGCACCATAAAATGGACGATTTTGAGCAACGTCTCTGGGGCGCTGGTCTGCGGATAGTAGTGCCAGGCCAGCGAGAGCACGATGCCGGGCAGCGCTGCCCAGCCGTAGAAAAGCATCAGGCCTAACAGGAGCGATAGCGGCAGGTAATAGAGCACCATGCTGCCATCCGAGACCCAGGTAAAGGTATCGACCATGTGGGCAAGGGGCAGCAGCAGGAAAGGCAAGACGAGCGGCAACGCCCACCATTTAGCTTTATAGAGATTATAAATTTTCGCGTAGCTCATCGATGTTCAGTGTAAAACCCAGCGTGCTGAAATCGATTTCAGGCGGGGTTCCAGGCTAACCATGAAGATTACAGAGTCGGTCAGACTGTGCTATTTGTGAAGAGTTTAGTGCCGCAAAAGCGGCTGCATTTGACCAGGATCAAGCAACCGTGTGCCTTACAAATGTTGCCTTCTCTTCTTCGCGCAATTTTTGTTAATAATTCATGCGCTTTACTATTATTTCATTATTACTGCTTTAGTAAATGCTTTCTTTGACGAAATTTTACATAACGACCGATTGATCTGCGCTGCGCTCTGTGCATTAATACAGCAATCGCCCGCCCGTCGGGTTAACCCTTAGGAACCTCTTGTGAGCCAGTCACACAGTATGCGAAAACGACAGCGATTTGACAGTCGCATGACCCGTATCGTATTGCTTATCAGCTTTTTCTTCTTCTTCGGACGCTTCGTCTACTCCTCTATCGGTGCCTGGTACCATCATCAGGATAAAGCCCAGTCACAGCAGTCCTCTCTCTCCGTTGAGACGCCGGTAAATAAAACGCTAAATTAACTCGCTTTTCTTTTGCAGCATTTGAATGATTGCCCCTATGCCTCTGCTCAGGATCTTATCCTGACGGATGACTATCGCCAGTTGGCGCTGCAAAAGCGGATTCAGCGAACGCACGTTTAGCGCCTTACGATCGTTTGGGTGAGCCACTGACATATGCGGAACAATGCTATATCCCAGCCCGGCGCTAACCATGCGCTTGATCGCTTCGATACTGCCAAGCTGCATCACAGGTATCGTCGGTAGCCCGGCTGTTGCAAACCAGCCGTCGATAAGCGTGCGCGTACTGCTTCCGTTCTCAAAGGCGATTAGCGGCAGCGCATGTAGCACCTCGGGCGTTAACGATTCCGCCGGGTGCGGTTGCGCCAGCGCTTCGATAAAAACAAACTCTTCGTTCAGAAACGGCGTGATATCAAGCGTCCGTCCGCTGGCGGGGAGCGTAACCAGCCCCAGATCGAGGCGATTTTCCTCTACCGCCTGGACAATGCTGGGCGTATTTCCGGTCGTAACGCCTACCTGCAGCAGCGGATAGTCTAGCCGCAGCCGCTGCAATAGCGGTGGCAAGAGGTGAATACACGCCGTCGCCCCCGTACCAAGCGTAATCGTGCCGCTGATTTCATGACTAAATGCGCTAACCGAACGTATCGCTTCGTCCACAGCCTGACCAATCCGCTCGCCGTGGGCCAGCAGCGCTACGCCAGCGGCGGTCGCCTTAACGCCTCGCCCGGTTCGCTCGATCAACCGTGCCTGAAGAAACTGCTCAAGCTGGCGAATTTGCAGGCTTACCGCAGGCTGGGAGAGGCCAAGCACGTTTGCCGCGGCAGAAAAACTGCCCCGCTGTACAACCAGCCGAAAGGTCGCCAGATTTCCCAGGTTTAGCGTCGTCATGCAAAGTTTCTCTTATAGAGGTGATAAACGTTGAGGCCTGCCTGAACCATACCGCGCACGGTATGCTCAGGACAACTGCCTAACGGAATGAAAAATAATGACTTCGCGCGCGATACCTCGATTTCTCCCTCTCTTCGCTGGCTGCAATCAGCTGATTAACTGGGGTATATCGTTCTATATGCCCGGCACGTTTGCCCATGCTATCGCCCGCGATACCCACTGGACGCAGCCGCAGATCTATCTCGGCCTGACGCTGGCGATGTTGGTCATGGCGCTGGTATCCCCCTTTGTCGCCAGGCTGCTAACCAGACTGGGCGGTAAGCATGTTGTAACTATTGGCACGCTGCTGATAGCGCTAAGCTGCGCTGCCATGGCCTGCACGCACTCGCTTGCGGGCTGGTATAGCGCCTGGCTTATAATGGGTATCGGTATGCGCCTGTCGCTTTATGACGCGCTGTTTGCTGCACTCATCACCCTTTACGGACAGCACGCCCGACGCACGATTTCCCAGGTGACGCTGGCGGGCGGGCTGGCTTCCGCTGTTTTCTGGCCGCTCGGTGAGTCGCTGCTAGCCATCATGAGCTGGCGTGAGGTGCTGCTGATCTATGCGCTGTTCGGCCTGCTCAGCGCCGCGCTGATCCGCCCGCTGCCCAACCAGCCGCTAACCATGACCGCTGGCTCAACGCCGAAAACCGGCACTGCCCAAGACCGTCGCAGCGGCTGGCTGTTTGCCGCTTTTATTGCCCTTATCACCTTTGTCTCTAACGGTACATCGACACACTTGCCGGAATTTATCGCCAGTGCCGGGCTACCGGTCGCTGCGGGTATGCTGTGGGGAATCGGCCAAACGGGAGCGCGGTTTATGGAGGTCGTTGCGGGCGCACGTCTCCCCCCGCTTAGGTTGACGCTGGTTACCGCTCTGGCCATGCCGCTCTGTTTCCTGCTCGGTCTGAGCGGATCTCTGTTTGCCAGCTCGGCCGTAGGATTTGTGCTGGGGTACGGGGCGATCAATGGCCTGATGACGATTGTTAAAGCGACACTGCCGCTTCAGCTGTTCGCCGCAGAGGATTATGCCCGGCGGACGGGCGTCCTGTTGATTCCGGCGCAGCTGATGGCTGCCGCATCGCCCTTTGTCTATGCATGGCTCGATCGGGCGCTGGGGATCCAGGGCGCACTGGCCTTCTCACTGGCGCTAACCATGGTCATCGCCGCCCTGGCAATCGCCATCGTCATGTATCAAACGCTGCGCGCTTCGGGCATTATCAGTAAGTCACTGGAATAAAAATGATTAAAATAACAGGAGATAAAATGCATCTGCACTCTGAACGACTCATTCTGCGCCAGGTAAGGCCTTCCGATCTCAACGATCTGTTTCGTATCTACGGCGACCCGGCGACAAATCAATTTAATCCGGCCGGGCCGCATCCGGATATCGATCATTCCCACACGGTGTTGGACGGCTGGCTTGAGCACTGGCAGACCCACGGGTTCGGCAACTGGGCTGTCTCCCGAATCGACAAACCTGATGAGATTGTTGGCTTTGGTGGAATACGCATCGTGCAATACGACACGTTCGCGATCAACAATTTGGGCTATCGCCTGGCGGTAGAGGCGTGGGGACAGGGTTTCGCCACCGAGTTCGCCAGTACAGCGCTGCACTACGGTTTCGATACGTTAAACCTTGATGAGGTTTCGGCAGTGGTGAGGAAAAATCATACCGCGTCACAAAAGGTGTTAACCAAGTGCGGACTGGCGTTTGCCAGGGAGATCCACGATGTAAAAGACGCGCCGCCCAGCCTGCTCTATACGTTGACGCGCAGCCGTTACAGAAGCGACGATTAGTAACGTGATATGGAAAACCCTCTGTCAAAGCAGAGGGCTAGATCAGTTGGGGTGAGCTATTCTAAGCTTAGATTGCTCGCTAATCTGCTATTAAGCTACTCACATCACGAACAGACGTTAAAAATCTATCGCCTGTGTTCACCTCTGACCATCCCTAATAAATAACTCGCAATGTAAGCAATAGCAAATGACCCGACAAAACCCGCGACCTTCATGACAATATTATCGAAAACAAATAGTGAATAAAGAGCCACAAAACTCATCGCTACTGTTATGGTTCCCTCTAACGCATGGGCAAAGAACCAAAAAAGTGTTTTACCTGGCCAACTTACAAGTTTCATTATCAATCCTTTTACACACTTCTGGCGATTGGTGATAATTTAAGATTTCCGTCAATCATACAAAATTTAGATAATTTAATTTGAAACCATTTCTCCCAAAAATATAATCAAGCATTCTCTTAAAGGATTGAGTAATGAAAAAAAGCAGTATCTTAGTCATTATCATAGCAGTTTTAGCCCTGGGGTTTTTCTTTGTTAATAAACCTGCATCCGTTGAAGTGATGGCGGTAGTCAAAACCCCAAACACGGTATTGATTGCGGTGAAAGGACTCCCCTACTCTGCTAAAAGCAAACTGAGCTGGTGGCTTGATAACAAAAGCCTACTGTCATCACAGTATAAACTTGATTTCACCGAGCCTAATGAGCAGCCTAGTGTTTACATCTATGACTTTGGCGATGGCTTTAAAAAGGAAGAGATGAAGGACAGGCTGTGCTTTAACAGCGTATCGCCGCCCAATAACTGCGTTGATAAAAACATCACTATGGTTATTTCTCAACGCAGGAATGGTGAGACAAAGCTGGCCATTGATGATGATGTTTTCATTCAGGATAAAAGCGGCAAGATAGTAAAACAAAGCCCGCAATAAAGCGGGCTTAAAATACTTAACGATTAACCACACTTAACAAGTGGTTATTCCCACTCGATCGTAGCTGGTGGTTTCCCGCTGATATCATAGACCACACGCGAAATGCCATTAACCTCATTAATTATGCGGTTAGAGACACGACCGAGGAAGTCGTACGGCAGGTGCGCCCAGTGTGCGGTCATAAAGTCGATGGTTTCAACCGCGCGCAGGGAGACAACCCAGTCATACTTACGGCCGTCGCCCATTACGCCTACCGAGCGTACCGGCAGGAACACGGTGAACGCCTGGCTGACTTTGTTATACAGGTCAGCTTTACGCAGCTCTTCAATGAAGATCGCATCAGCGCGGCGCAGCAGGTCGCAGTACTCTTTCTTCACTTCGCCCAGCACGCGAACGCCCAGACCCGGACCCGGGAACGGGTGGCGGTAGAGCATGTCGTACGGCAGGCCCAGCTCAAGACCAATCTTACGCACTTCGTCTTTGAACAGCTCACGCAGCGGTTCAACCAGGCCCATCTTCATCTCTTTCGGCAGGCCACCCACGTTGTGGTGAGATTTGATGACGTGTGCTTTACCGGTCGCAGACGCAGCGGACTCGATAACGTCAGGGTAGATCGTGCCCTGTGCCAGCCACTTAACGTCTTCCAGCTT
Above is a genomic segment from Enterobacter sp. C2 containing:
- the ppk1 gene encoding polyphosphate kinase 1; its protein translation is MGQEKLYIEKELSWLAFNERVLQEAADKSNPLIERMRFLGIYSNNLDEFYKVRFAELKRRIIISEEQGSNAHSRHLLGKIQTRVLKADQEFNGLYNDLLLEMARNQIFLINERQLSENQQTWLRHYFKHYLRQHITPILINRETDLVQFLKDDYTYLAVEIIRGESIRYALLEIPSDKVPRFVNLPPETPRRRKPMILLDNILRYCLDDIFYGFFDYDALNAYSMKMTRDAEYDLVHEMESSLMELMSSSLKQRLTAEPVRFVYQRDMPEAMVEMLRDKLTISRYDSTVPGGRYHNFKDFISFPNVGKANLVNKPLPRLRHVWFDNFRNGFDAIRERDVLLYYPYHTFEHVLELLRQASFDPNVLAIKINIYRVAKDSRIIDAMIHAAHNGKKVTVVVELQARFDEEANIHWARRLTEAGAHVIFSAPGLKIHAKLFLISRKEGEEVVRYAHIGTGNFNEKTARLYTDYSLLTADARITNEVRRVFNFIENPYRPVHFEYLLVSPQNSRRLLYDMIDREIANAQNGQPSGITLKLNNLVDKGLVDRLYAASGSGVPVNLLVRGMCSLIPELEGLSDNIRVISIVDRYLEHDRIYIFENGGDKQVYLSSADWMTRNIDYRIEVAAPLLDPRLKQRVLDIIELLFSDTVKARYIDKELSNRYVQRGNRRKVRAQLAIYDYIKSLEQPD
- the ppx gene encoding exopolyphosphatase, with amino-acid sequence MPINDNTPRPQEFAAVDLGSNSFHMVIARVVDGAMQIIGRLKQRVHLADGLDENSVLSEEAIERGLSCLSLFAERLQGFDPANVCIVGTHTLRQAANASDFLKRAEQVIPYPIEIISGNEEARLIFMGVEHTQPEKGRKLVIDIGGGSTELVIGEDFQPILVESRRMGCVSFAQTYFRGRIINRENFHRARMAAVQKLESLTWQYRIQGWNVALGASGSIKAAHEVLLAMGEKDGFITPERLDKLVTEVLKHNSFDELNLPGLSDERKAVFVPGLAILCGVFDALAIRELRLSDGALREGVLYEMEGRFRHQDIRSRTAQSLANQYNIDREQARRVLETTTHMYEQWEAQNPKLANPQLAALLKWAAMLHEVGLNINHSGMHRHSAYILQNSDLPGFNQEQQLMMATLVRFHRKGIKLDDLPRFTLFKKKHFLPLIQLLRLGVLLNNQRQATTTPPTLRLTTDDNHWTLSFPRDWFSQNALVLLDLEKEQDYWGAVTGWLLKIEEEHSSGVAA
- a CDS encoding EAL domain-containing protein, yielding MSYAKIYNLYKAKWWALPLVLPFLLLPLAHMVDTFTWVSDGSMVLYYLPLSLLLGLMLFYGWAALPGIVLSLAWHYYPQTSAPETLLKIVHFMVPIIVSWGGYRIFVTRRHNVSYGNAQLTAQRMFWQAVCPATLFLLIFHTITWLGLYDTYLALTGVTPFSLRTLINYQALLVSGLTGTPFCYLLIRVLHHPRHIKGYISRLRRDFDPKVTRLEVVAWFAVIALLMLLMLSPWDENTGIFTTNYTLSLLLPVMLWGSMRYGYRLMSIVWTPFMMVSIHYFYRYTPVSPRYEIQLTILSSSYLVFSFIIAWMSMLATRQRRMHERVSRLAWLDPVLNMPNLRALNRALADTPWSVLCFLRIPDLELLGRHYGIMLRIQYKQMLSEWLTQKLQRNECVYHLSGYDIVIRLNTESYALRIAELDKLIKQFRFAWDGMPLQPQVGMSYCYVRSPVAHLYLLLGELSTTADLSLETQRPESLQHRGSVNLQRSLKGKVEMMNRLQQALEEDRFRLMAQPIVGVRGDGYHEILLRMLDDDDELISPDAFLPVAHEFGLSSRIDLWVIEHTLRFMAHYRENEPGARFSINLSPASVCRSNFVREVARLLERYNIEAWQLIFEVTESNSLTNINQANQTLGQLQQLGCRVAIDDFGTGYASYARLKNINADILKIDGSFIRNLTSNSLDYQIVASICHLARMKKMRVVAECVETEEVRSAALSLGIDYLQGFLIGKPAPLEALAGDAQALSQRA
- a CDS encoding YfgG family protein, which translates into the protein MSQSHSMRKRQRFDSRMTRIVLLISFFFFFGRFVYSSIGAWYHHQDKAQSQQSSLSVETPVNKTLN
- a CDS encoding LysR family transcriptional regulator, with product MTTLNLGNLATFRLVVQRGSFSAAANVLGLSQPAVSLQIRQLEQFLQARLIERTGRGVKATAAGVALLAHGERIGQAVDEAIRSVSAFSHEISGTITLGTGATACIHLLPPLLQRLRLDYPLLQVGVTTGNTPSIVQAVEENRLDLGLVTLPASGRTLDITPFLNEEFVFIEALAQPHPAESLTPEVLHALPLIAFENGSSTRTLIDGWFATAGLPTIPVMQLGSIEAIKRMVSAGLGYSIVPHMSVAHPNDRKALNVRSLNPLLQRQLAIVIRQDKILSRGIGAIIQMLQKKSELI
- a CDS encoding MFS transporter, giving the protein MTSRAIPRFLPLFAGCNQLINWGISFYMPGTFAHAIARDTHWTQPQIYLGLTLAMLVMALVSPFVARLLTRLGGKHVVTIGTLLIALSCAAMACTHSLAGWYSAWLIMGIGMRLSLYDALFAALITLYGQHARRTISQVTLAGGLASAVFWPLGESLLAIMSWREVLLIYALFGLLSAALIRPLPNQPLTMTAGSTPKTGTAQDRRSGWLFAAFIALITFVSNGTSTHLPEFIASAGLPVAAGMLWGIGQTGARFMEVVAGARLPPLRLTLVTALAMPLCFLLGLSGSLFASSAVGFVLGYGAINGLMTIVKATLPLQLFAAEDYARRTGVLLIPAQLMAAASPFVYAWLDRALGIQGALAFSLALTMVIAALAIAIVMYQTLRASGIISKSLE
- a CDS encoding GNAT family N-acetyltransferase, producing MHLHSERLILRQVRPSDLNDLFRIYGDPATNQFNPAGPHPDIDHSHTVLDGWLEHWQTHGFGNWAVSRIDKPDEIVGFGGIRIVQYDTFAINNLGYRLAVEAWGQGFATEFASTALHYGFDTLNLDEVSAVVRKNHTASQKVLTKCGLAFAREIHDVKDAPPSLLYTLTRSRYRSDD
- a CDS encoding DUF943 family protein, translating into MKKSSILVIIIAVLALGFFFVNKPASVEVMAVVKTPNTVLIAVKGLPYSAKSKLSWWLDNKSLLSSQYKLDFTEPNEQPSVYIYDFGDGFKKEEMKDRLCFNSVSPPNNCVDKNITMVISQRRNGETKLAIDDDVFIQDKSGKIVKQSPQ